The nucleotide window tactgtagctttgCTAGCAGCTctctctagctagctttagCTACCAACTGTAGCATTTCATTTacacatctgtttgtgtgtgtgaagcaccAGTCTAAGACACAGAGGAAGTTTCAGAAAaattttttttatcaacaaCTCTGACAGGGGCCATCTCCATGGTTACCGGAGCAGCTCCCTGCCTTCCCATGATGCACCAGGAACACTACCAGCTTTTTCCTGTTGCTTAGAACACCAACACATCTATCTGTCTGAGaacttgtgtgtctgtatgactgtgtgtgtgtatatcacgtgtgagtgtgtgtatggtgtgcgtGTTGAAGAggtctatgtgtgtgaatgtcttaTCAGGGTCAGTTGTACaaccagctccccccccccccccccccccccccccccccccccctacccgaGGTCATCTTGGGAGTTGTGCTTCATCTTGGGAGCCCCaaccatgtgtgtttgtgtgtaagtatgtatgcatgtgtgtgtgtgtgtgtgctaggcaGTTGGGACTGTTGTAGGGCAGAATGACAGGTGAAAGGTCACTCCCtaacctggtgtgtgtgagtataagtgtgtgtgtgtgtgtgagtataagtgtgtgtgtgtgtgagtataagtgtgtgtgtgtgtataggtgtgtctAGTCCAGGAAGTATTTCTTGTAGAGCTTGTTCATCTGCTCCAGGAATATGAAGGTGAGGACTGTGTGAGGGCCGAGGCGGGCGTAGTACGGAGTGAAGCCCTTCCACAGAGAGAAGAAGCCCTCGTTTCGCACCACCTTCACCAGCACCTcctgcaggaggggaggaggtactgcatcactatacactacacacaccatcactacaAACCATCACTACACACCATcactatacactacacacaccatcactacaCACCATCACTACACACCATcactatacactacacacaccatcactacacacaccatcactatACACCATCACtatacattacacacaccatcactacaCACCATCACTACACACCATcactatacactacacacaccatcactacacacaccatcactacaCACCATcactatacactacacacaccatcactacaCACCATCACTACACACCATcactatacactacacacaccatcactacaCACCATCACTACACACCATcactatacactacacacactgtgTGGGGTGTTGAAGGGGAGGTACGTACTACACCATTCTTGTACTCCGGCTTTCCATCAATCATCCTCATGCTCTGGAtcctggagatagagagagagagagagagagagcggggggatagagagagagaaggagagagagcgagagagagagggggggtagggagagagggatagggagagagaaggagagagcgaaagagagggggagggagagaaagggacagggagagagagcgagcgagggggggagggagagagagggggagggagagggacagggagggatgagggagagagagagggagtttttTTTGTGAGTTGATATATTTATaagacacacagggaggaggaggggtgaggaaggaggagaagaatagaggaggagaggagggggggaggggacccTCACCTGGTCTTGACGATGTCCACAGGCATCGATGCTGCCGTGGTAACGAGGCCACTAATCATACTGGCGCAGAAATGACACAGAATGTCATCCCCAAAATACCctgcagaaaaaaaaaactgttactgtgtgtaaataccctgcagaaacacccctgttaatgtgtgtaaataccctgcagaaacacccctgttactgtgtgtaaataccctgcagaaacacccctgttactgtgtgtaaatacactgcagaaacaccccctgttactgtgtgtaaataccctgcagaaacacccctgttactgtgtgtaaatactctgcagaaacacccctgttactgtgtgtaaataccctgcagaaacaccccttgttactgtgtgtaaatACCCTGCAGAAACACCTGTTACTGTGTGTAAATACCCTGCAGAAACACCCCTGTTACTGTGTGTAAATACCCTGCAGAAACACCCCTGTTACTGTGTGTAAATACCCTGCAGAAACACCCCTGTTACTGTGTGTAAATACACTGCAGAAACACCCCCTGTTACTGTGTGTAAATACCCTGCAGAAACACCCCTGTTACTGTGTGTAAATACCCTGCAGAAACACCCGTTACTGTGTGTAAATACCCTGCAGAAACAccccttgttactgtgtgtaaataccctgcagaaacaccccctgttactgtgtgtaaataccctgcagaaacacccctgttactgtgtgtaaataccctgcagaaacacccctgttactgtgtgtgaATACCCTGCAGAAACACCCCTGTTACTGTGTGTAAATACCCTGCAGAAACACCCCTGTTACTGTGTGTAAATACCCTGCAGAAACACCCCTGTTACTGTGTGTAAATACCCTGCAGAAACACCCCTGTTACTGTGTGTAAATACCCTGCAGTAACACCCCCTGTTACTGTGTGTAAATACCCTGCAGTAACACCCCCTGTTACTGTGTGTAAATACCCTGCAAAAACACCCCTGTTACAGCGTGTGTTGTGATGGCTCCGCCCTGTTACAGCGTGTGTTGTGATGGCTCCGCCCTGTTACAGCGTGTGTTGTGATGGCTCCGCCCTGTTACAGCGTGTGTTGTGATGGCTCCGCCCTGTTACAGCGTGTGTTGTGATGGCTCCGCCCTGTTACAGCGTGTGCTGCGATGGCTCCGCCCTGTTACAGCGTGTGTTGCGATGGCTCCGCCCTGTTACAGCGTGTGTTGCGATGGTTCCGCCCTGTTACAGCGTGTGTTGCGATGGTTCCGCCCTGTTACAGCGTGTGTTGCGATGGCTCCGCCCTGTTACAGCGTGTGTTGCGATGGCTCCGCCCTGTTACAGCGTGTGTTGCGATGATTCCGCCCTGTTACAGCGTGTGTTGCGATGGCTCCGCCCTGTTACAGCGTGTGTTGCGATGGCTCCGCCCTGTTACAGCGTGTGTTGCGATGATTCCGCCCTGTTACAGCGTGTGTTGCGATGGCTCCGCCCTGTTACAGCGTGTGTTGCGATGGCTCCGCCCTGTTACAGCGTGTGTTGTGATGGCTCCGCCCCTGTTGTGATGGCTCCGCCCCTGTTGTGATGGCTTCGCCCCTGATAAACCTTTTCTTTCATTACCCACCTATGACACAGGCTCATCCTACGTAGCCAGCACATTAAGAACGGTgagccctgcagccaatcagaatcgagtattcacccagactatgatattgtgtttgttttggttttgtttaaAGAAGTGAGCTTCCGGCTGGGGGAATGTGATTTTTGTGATATAAGAATGTGatacaagagtgtgtgtgagcatgtgcttagagtgtgtgtgtaaattgtgtgtgtgtgtgcgtacctgagTCTAGCAGACCCTGTTTAGTCTGAGAgtatgagggcgtgtgtgtgtgtgtacgtacctgAGTCTAGCAGACCCTGTTTAGTCTGAgagtatgagggtgtgtgtgtgtgtgtgtgtgcgtacctgagTCTAGCAGACCCTGTTTAGTCTGAgagtatgagggtgtgtgtgtgtgtgtgcgtacctgagTATAGCAGACCCTGTTTAGTCTGAgagtatgagggtgtgtgtgtgtgtacgtacctgAGTCTAGCAGACCCTGTTTAGTCTGAGAgtatgagggcgtgtgtgtgtgtgcgtacctgagTCTAGCAGACCCTGTTTAGTCTGAGAGTATgagggcgtgtgtctgtgcgtacCTGAGTCTAGCAGACCCTGTTTAGTCTGAGAGTATGAAGCCAGCTGAGCAGCGTTCACCACAACAGCCCTCGCCATGGTGGGTACAcacccctgaaacacacacacacacacacacacacatcaagccaTGGTGGGTATAcacccctgaaacacacacacacacacacacacatcaagccaTGGTGGGTACACACCCCTGAAACACACATCAATCCATGGAACACCCACACAACAAATAcatttactgtacacacacatacacacacacacacatacacacccacagcactctctctctctcctaccctccagaGTGTGGTGATTCCCTCCTCCCTGGTGATGCGGGCCAAAGCGTTGAACACGTTGGAGTAACctctcctctggtctgcaggcagtctgcacacacacacagtgttggggAGTAAGGGAACACATGCATGTAGTGACTGATGCACACACAATATAAAAGTCTGTcgccccctcctcaccttccgTCAGCTGTCATGCGTATGAGAGCCACCTCTGCAGGCGTGCCCACGAAGGCCCCTGTGGCCCCGGCCGTCATGCCGATGAGAGCCTTGAGCAGGAAGCTGGGGGGCGTCCCGTCCGCGGAGGTCATCTTCTCAAACAGCACAGTGTAGATGCCCAGCCTGGTGGTGGTGTAGGTGGCCTGGCGCAGCAGACCTGCAGAcagactggagggggggggagggggggtgagtgagtgtgcatgaaggtgggtgtgtttgtgtgagtgtaaagTGTAGATGCCCCCAGACTCTCGTTCCTCAGGATGGACcccagggcgtgtgtgtgtgtacccagtgTAGATGCCCCCCAGACCCTCGTTCCTCAGGATGGACcccagggcgtgtgtgtgtgtacccagtgTAGATGCCCCCCAGACCCTCGTTCCTCAGGATGGACcccagggcgtgtgtgtgtgtacccagtgTAGATGCCCCCCAGACCCTCGTTCCTCAGGATGGACcccagggcgtgtgtgtgtgtacccagtgTAGATGCCCCCCAGACCCTCGTTCCTCAGGATGGACcccagggcgtgtgtgtgtgtacccagtgTAGATTCCCCCCAGACCCTCGTTCCTCAGGATGGATCCCAGGGCGTGGAAGCTGGTCTTGTACTCCTTGGCCTTTGATCCCTGACCTGCCAGCTGCATCCTGTTCTTCACCAGGTCCAGAGGCTGTACGAACACTGTGGCCcccatcctgcacacacacagacacttggtCAGTAGTTCCACTAACAGGTGCCCCAGTGCAGGAGAGAGTTCgtacacacaccatctcctgTCTTGGTACCTGTAGGACCACTGATGCTACAGAAACACTGACCCTGACTTTCTGATGAAGGCATGAGGGCagatgggaaggggggggggggagtgagtatAGGGGAGTAAAATAAGCCCCTGTTCTTAATCTGCATGTTTACAATGTTATTGtaaacaccctctccccccaaaCAGGGCGCACTTGGGTAAAATCGCAGATTGCCTGCCACATGAACGAGAACAGACAAGTTGCGCTTTCAATATGCGttcgtgggagggtcatggggaaagtgggagttccaCCCAAAAAGGTGGGAGGATACGCGTAtagtgcgcctaattatataTTCTGCGGTATTTACAAAGACTTCCAGTAAGAGCCCGCCTCTATTCTGCGGGGTAAATTCTCcgcctcttaaaagcaggtCTAAACCAGGAGCGCCTTTTCCTGTGTGTACAGATGTACCTTATTCAGGCAGCAGTGATCCGAGGGCCAATATTTTCCGAGGGTGTGGATGTTCTGCTCTGTAATATGTTCAGGCTTGCTGTTACTTCATGCATGTCACAAAACGTAAGCTTGCACTTTTTCCCGTAGGAAGATCCATGATAGATACATGCAGGCCCACTGTTCTTTTAGAGGCGCGCTAATTACGCTAGAGGGGGGAGTATGCGCTGATTGCCTGATGGGTGTCAGGTTTAATAAATACTAGGACGCATACCAAACTCGCATAAACAGACGCAGCGTAAACTGCGCAGTGTTAGCAAATCTACCCCTGTGTGTACTGCGCTAAAACCATGTCAGAACCGGAGAACCGGCCACAGCAAAGAGGCTTGTGGGGTCGTGACCTTTAAACAGTGTGTGACGCTCACAACAGCAACAGCTTTCACAAACACGGCTGTTTATGGTCACGCGAGTAATATGGTCCTACTGGCAACTGGTACGAAAGACGGTCTGGTCTGGTTTGGTAAACCGAAATGTTAGCCACAGTGGGGCTGCGATCCCAGAGGTTAACTCACACagggataataataataataagaagaagactttatttatatagcacatttcatacaagaattgcagctcaagatgctttacataaaatcgataaaaacaatattataagtaataaaagtaataaaccCCTTCTGAACACGTCTTTGGGGTATCTCGAgccagtctttgtggttttccaatataaataaaaaaattgaaaatATAATGTAGCTAATCAAAACCCAAGCTCAGACCTTTTTCAGAGGAGTCCAAAACCTATGATGAGCTCAAGCCTTTTAAAGAGCAATTCAAAACACACAATCTCAGACCTTTTGCTGAGCAGTCCAGAACCTATGTTGCTCAAGCCTTTTGATAACACTGTTTACCGATCAATACGGGTCATGAACGCTGTGCTAACTAGCTAGTTTGGTTGTTTCTGATTGAAACTAtcctgcagggagacagagataatcACgcgctttccttctctttctctcaagccACACCGGGGTCTCACGGTCTGCATGAGTTAGGTAACCAAACACTGCACCGTGAGCTCCCGTCTGCGGTGTAGACCGGTGACCGCTACCAGGCCTTCGCCGACCCCTACTTACCCGGCCAGACCACCGAACAGGAACTTAATGGCCTTCGGAGATGTTTTGGGCTTCGTGTCCGCCATGTTAACGACTGTCGGTCTCCCGACGTGTCCCCGTGCTTCTGTGATTCAAACCGGACAGTCCCACCGGCCCTGGCCTCGCGCTGTTGCAGCTTTACCTCTACAGCAGTGGGGCAAGGTGACACGCGGGGGCGCGCACGCTCATAGAGACGATGTGGGGATGCTTTAGTCACGGGGCGGCTCGGTTTACATGGAGCGAGCACGCTTCTCACATCTCCCGGGCTGAACcaatcagaggagaggaggggcgggtGTTGTCGATGTCACTGCGTAAAAACATAAACACGGAAGAACTCTAATGGAGAAATTATGGACACATCCCCTGACGAATAAGATGGTGAATTTGAAGTCATTGTCTCTTGTCATTGGGTTACTCCCTGACCAAGGGCGGGATTTGACTAGACTCGTACAAGTCTTGTGGAGTGGACGAGGTAAGTTCACAAATGTAAACTCAGCAATTAACTCGCCTTTGCTCCAACCGAATAACGTTTGAACGTCCATACTAGACGAGACAGCTACTTAGTGTTATACTTCCTAGAAGTTGACAGACCTGAGCAAAAACATAGGTAGTAacgaagctagctagcttgctgatCCAGCCTATTGCTCCTCAGCCGGTCACGCAGAACCGAACTCCGTTTGCGTTATCCAAACCCGGGTGTACCTATGCTTGCTGACGGGATGTTTGCAGTGATAACGTTACAAAGTCCAGCGCTTTTTTAGTTAGACGGTATCTTGTTACTGTCAGTGTGATAAGTACAGACGAGGGTGGCTTATATTCGGGATAGATAACACCAACCTGACCAAACAAAGGACTGAAGGTTCAAACTAACATCTCGTTGTATGTTAATGTATTGTAGAAACAAGGTAATTTAAACAATCTCTTAGCATATTGGTGATAAGCAGAAGCAAAGTTACCAGCTACGTCTCATCTGTAATTCTCTGTTCTTGCCGCCAGATGTCACTGTTGTGACAAGGGCAGAGCGCAGCATGGCGGCAGACGGGACAGCATGCAACGGCCAATAAGCAGACAGgacgggggcagggggaggcggagggggaaggggggagagaggaagcctgcctccccccctgcctcccccacccccctgccagTGTTTCTGTTCCCCCACCAGCTTGTATTCTACTCTGACCAGAGGAGCACCCATAGGAGAGTTCTGACCCTCTACAACCCCTACGCCTTCCCCCTGGCCTTCAAGAGTAACTACCCTGTCTACCTCTGTCTACCCCTAACCACCCCTAACTACCCCTAACTTTAAAGAGTGAGAATATAGCTGTATCCACTACTATCAGATAATCATCAAATTATACCATATCAACTAAATAatgttctctcttcccctctctcccccgctctccccctcccctctctctcccttcccctctctctccccctccctctctctcccctccccctctctccccctctcccccagtgaTGTgcactgctccctctctctactcagtagtggaggcagaggggagtgTGAGAGCCAAGTCCTGTGTTGAcctgtaagtacacacacacacacacacactctacaacacacacacacccagacacacccagacacactctACAACACAAACAATAGAAACacttggcacttatttgctgttcacaatgtatgcttcatgttttggctacccgcaatgtttttgggtctcgttgtttatgatcattgatctatgcactttttgtaaagctctctcttgtaagtcactttggataaaagtgtctgctaaattactaaatgtaatgtaaatgtaaacaaaatcaCTCATCTAACTTTGTGTTTCCCTGTCCTCCAACCTCACTTCCTGCCAGGGTGGTGCGCCATCAGGAAGTAAGGTGCGTTAACCAGGGGAGACGGGACCGGTTCCGTCTGCAGGTGCGAGGAGGTGGGCGGACTGGCAGCAGGGAGGTGTGGGCGGAGCtacggaggggagaggagggtgaggactcCCTCCAGAGGAGGACactgccctcccccagccctcgcctgcacccccccctccccccgccccccacctgcctgcctggaTACCCTACAGGTCAGTCCTCAGCCAATAATACCATCCTCATGACATccctacttcctgtctgagtACCTTGACTTCCTGTTGTGTTCCTGCAGTGCGTAGCCGGCAGcaggggctggtgctgggggtgcttggggtggtgtgtgtcgccctcctcctactccccctGCAACCACAACACAGCTCCTTGGTTCCCCCCTGCACCGTCTCCCTCACCCAGAAACTGGTCTGCGCATACATcctgggtcagtgtgtgtgtgtttgtgtgatgtgtgtgtttgtttgtgtggtgtgtgtgtgtgtcagtgacacCTTGTACCTGCTCTGTTCCAGGTTTGCTGACGATGGTGTTTCTACGGTGACGATGGTGTTTCTACGGTGACGATGGTGTTTCTACGGTGACGATGGTGTTTCTACGGTGACGACGGTGTTCCTATGGTGGCAAACAGAACTTTGTGTTGCGATGATGTCAGAGGGGGAAGCTAGGTGTGCCTTCATCTCAGCTGTCATGTTGAGGATGCTGTCCCACAATGCAACAGCTGTCCCACAATGCAACAGCTGTCCCACAATGCAACAGGCAATCCTGTCAGACTCAACAGCTCTGAGAAAGGAGGACCATAAcaagaaaccacacacacacacaccacacacaccacacacactacacacaccacactcacacacaggcagacactcaCACATGGATTTACTATTCATATTCAGATTATATTCATATATGGACTTCATGAACTTGAGTTGTTTACTTTTTAACCAGTTTGCTGTATGGACCAATAAAATCATAACAAttatgttgtgtgcgtgtgtgtgtgttttgacatgttgtgtgcgtgtgtgcgtgtgtgtgtgttttgacatgttgtgtgcgtgtgtgcgtgtgtgtgtgttttgacatgttgtgtgcgtgtgtgtgtgttttgacatgttgtgtgcgtgtgtgtgtgttttgacatgttgtgtgtgtgcgtgcgtgtgtgttttgacatgttgtgtgcgtgtgtgtgtgtgtgcgtgtgtgtgtgcgtgcgtgtgtg belongs to Osmerus mordax isolate fOsmMor3 chromosome 23, fOsmMor3.pri, whole genome shotgun sequence and includes:
- the LOC136967828 gene encoding motile sperm domain-containing protein 1-like codes for the protein MQRPISRQDGGRGRRRGKGGERKPASPPASPTPLPVFLFPHQLVFYSDQRSTHRRVLTLYNPYAFPLAFKMMCTAPSLYSVVEAEGSVRAKSCVDLVVRHQEVRCVNQGRRDRFRLQVRGGGRTGSREVWAELRRGEEGEDSLQRRTLPSPSPRLHPPLPPPPTCLPGYPTVRSRQQGLVLGVLGVVCVALLLLPLQPQHSSLVPPCTVSLTQKLVCAYILGLLTMVFLR
- the slc25a11 gene encoding mitochondrial 2-oxoglutarate/malate carrier protein, which translates into the protein MADTKPKTSPKAIKFLFGGLAGMGATVFVQPLDLVKNRMQLAGQGSKAKEYKTSFHALGSILRNEGLGGIYTGLSAGLLRQATYTTTRLGIYTVLFEKMTSADGTPPSFLLKALIGMTAGATGAFVGTPAEVALIRMTADGRLPADQRRGYSNVFNALARITREEGITTLWRGCVPTMARAVVVNAAQLASYSQTKQGLLDSGYFGDDILCHFCASMISGLVTTAASMPVDIVKTRIQSMRMIDGKPEYKNGVEVLVKVVRNEGFFSLWKGFTPYYARLGPHTVLTFIFLEQMNKLYKKYFLD